A region from the Variovorax sp. V93 genome encodes:
- a CDS encoding YciI family protein produces MQYMLMFYQPAAEFEQRNDASSQAYRASWVAYADAVRQSGISLGGHGLFPPMTGTTLRVRGDKRQVQDGPFADTKEQLGGYFVVDVPDLDAALEWAARAPCAASGGVEVRPVFTATAIAAAAP; encoded by the coding sequence ATGCAGTACATGTTGATGTTCTATCAGCCCGCGGCCGAATTCGAACAACGGAACGACGCGTCCTCGCAGGCCTACCGGGCCAGCTGGGTGGCGTATGCCGATGCGGTGCGCCAGTCGGGCATTTCGCTCGGCGGGCACGGCCTCTTCCCGCCGATGACCGGCACCACGCTGCGCGTGCGCGGCGACAAGCGGCAGGTGCAGGACGGCCCCTTCGCCGACACCAAGGAGCAGCTCGGCGGCTACTTCGTGGTGGACGTGCCGGACCTCGATGCCGCGCTCGAATGGGCGGCCCGCGCACCCTGCGCGGCCAGCGGGGGCGTGGAGGTGCGGCCGGTCTTCACGGCCACGGCCATCGCGGCGGCCGCACCGTGA
- a CDS encoding FtsX-like permease family protein — protein MRALLSTFSWQELRHHPWRNAAAVLAVMLGVALAFSVQLINASALDEFSSAVRSVNGQPDLEVRAVQGSFDEAVFARLAQHPQVALASPVLEFQGLALAGERQLPMRVIGIDALALPTIAPALMPQPGRDAARFAMLAPGHVFLNAAARNALGLPAEAAQGRVETVQLRSGGGAWQRLEVAGHVAAGGAALAVLDIAAAQDLFDKLGQLSRVDLKLAPGTDRAAFTASLQRSPGWPAGLQFAEPGDAAERVSNLSRAYRVNLTVLALVALFTGAFLVFSVLALSVAKRAQQFALLGVLGLTPRERLRLVLVESLVLGLIGSGAGLALGTALAAFALRVLGGDLGGGYFEGVAPTLHWSSGSALLYGALGVLAALVGGWWPARAAQALPEAQTLKGLGAAPVQGHSHWLALGLIAASAALANMPAVGGIPVAAYLSVGCLLVGGITALPWLIALLYDRIAPAFAQRVLPMLAIERARRMRGTAAVAVSGVVASLSLAVALTVMVASFRDSVTHWLDVVLPADLYVRATSSGRSGNSGTQSSSDTATFAPAFVQALAQLPGVERIGTLRTRSLQLDPAQPAVTLIARSLEGGASQALPLVGPALPVPAGQVGIYVSEPMVELYGAKPGSLFAPLSPALATAGSAPAAFFVAGVWRDYARQFGAITMDARDFEHLTGERNVSDVSLWLAPGASEGAVQAAVRDLAARGGGSDSTTNVEISSVGQIRATSLRIFDRSFAVTYWLQAVAIAIGLFGIAASFSAQVLARRKEFGLLAHLGFTRRQVLAVVAGEGAAWTAIGAVAGLLLGLAVSVVLVKVVNPQSFHWTMDLLVPWGRLLVLCAAVVAAGTVTAWLAGRAAAGRDVVLAVKEDW, from the coding sequence ATGCGTGCCTTGCTCTCCACCTTCTCATGGCAGGAACTGCGCCACCATCCCTGGCGCAACGCCGCGGCCGTGCTGGCCGTGATGCTGGGCGTGGCGCTCGCGTTCTCGGTGCAGCTGATCAATGCCTCGGCGCTCGACGAATTCTCGAGCGCGGTGCGCTCGGTCAACGGCCAGCCCGATCTCGAGGTGCGCGCCGTGCAGGGCAGCTTCGACGAGGCGGTGTTCGCGCGGCTCGCGCAGCATCCGCAGGTGGCGCTCGCGAGTCCGGTGCTCGAGTTCCAGGGGCTGGCGCTGGCCGGCGAACGCCAGCTGCCGATGCGCGTGATCGGCATCGATGCGCTGGCGCTGCCCACCATCGCGCCGGCCCTGATGCCGCAGCCCGGCAGGGACGCCGCGCGCTTCGCGATGCTCGCGCCCGGCCATGTGTTTCTCAACGCCGCGGCACGCAACGCGCTCGGGCTTCCGGCCGAAGCGGCGCAAGGCCGCGTGGAGACGGTGCAGCTGCGCAGCGGCGGCGGCGCCTGGCAGCGGCTCGAGGTGGCGGGCCACGTCGCCGCCGGCGGCGCGGCGCTGGCGGTGCTGGACATCGCGGCGGCGCAGGACCTGTTCGACAAGCTCGGCCAGCTCAGCCGCGTCGACCTGAAGCTTGCTCCCGGCACCGATCGCGCGGCCTTCACCGCATCGCTGCAGCGTTCGCCGGGCTGGCCCGCCGGCCTGCAGTTTGCCGAGCCCGGCGATGCGGCCGAGCGCGTGAGCAATCTCTCGCGCGCCTACCGCGTCAACCTGACGGTGCTCGCGCTGGTGGCGCTTTTCACCGGGGCCTTCCTGGTGTTCTCGGTGCTGGCGCTCAGCGTCGCCAAGCGCGCGCAGCAGTTCGCGCTGCTCGGCGTGCTGGGCCTGACGCCGCGCGAGCGATTGCGCCTGGTGCTGGTCGAATCGCTGGTGCTGGGCCTGATCGGAAGCGGCGCCGGCCTCGCGCTGGGCACGGCGCTCGCAGCCTTCGCATTGCGCGTGCTCGGCGGCGACCTGGGTGGCGGGTACTTCGAGGGCGTGGCGCCCACGCTGCACTGGAGCAGCGGCTCGGCGCTGCTGTATGGCGCGCTTGGCGTGCTTGCGGCGCTGGTGGGCGGCTGGTGGCCCGCACGCGCGGCGCAGGCGCTGCCTGAAGCGCAAACGCTCAAGGGCCTGGGCGCCGCGCCCGTGCAGGGCCACAGCCACTGGCTGGCGCTCGGCCTCATTGCCGCCAGCGCGGCGCTGGCCAACATGCCGGCTGTCGGCGGCATTCCGGTTGCGGCGTACCTCTCGGTGGGCTGCCTGCTGGTGGGCGGCATCACCGCCCTGCCCTGGCTCATTGCACTGCTGTATGACCGCATTGCGCCTGCGTTCGCGCAGCGCGTGCTGCCGATGCTGGCCATCGAGCGCGCACGGCGCATGCGCGGCACCGCGGCCGTGGCGGTGAGCGGCGTGGTCGCGAGCCTGAGCCTCGCGGTGGCGCTCACGGTGATGGTGGCGAGCTTTCGAGATTCGGTCACGCATTGGCTCGACGTGGTGCTGCCGGCCGACCTCTATGTTCGCGCCACCTCGAGCGGCCGCTCCGGCAATTCGGGCACCCAGAGCAGCAGCGACACGGCCACCTTTGCGCCGGCCTTCGTGCAGGCGCTGGCGCAACTGCCCGGTGTGGAGCGCATCGGCACGCTGCGAACCCGCTCGCTGCAGCTCGACCCCGCGCAGCCCGCGGTCACGCTGATCGCGCGAAGTCTCGAAGGCGGCGCATCGCAGGCGCTGCCGCTGGTGGGCCCCGCGCTGCCGGTGCCCGCCGGCCAGGTCGGCATCTACGTGAGTGAACCGATGGTCGAGTTGTATGGCGCGAAGCCGGGTTCGCTCTTCGCACCGCTGTCGCCGGCATTGGCCACCGCGGGCTCCGCTCCGGCGGCCTTCTTCGTCGCGGGCGTGTGGCGCGACTATGCGCGGCAGTTCGGCGCCATCACGATGGACGCGCGCGACTTCGAGCACCTGACGGGCGAACGCAACGTGAGCGATGTGTCGCTGTGGCTCGCGCCCGGCGCGTCCGAGGGCGCGGTGCAGGCGGCGGTGCGCGATCTGGCGGCACGCGGCGGCGGTTCCGATTCGACCACGAACGTCGAGATCTCGTCGGTCGGACAGATCCGCGCCACCTCGCTGCGCATCTTCGACCGCAGCTTTGCGGTGACCTACTGGCTGCAGGCCGTGGCCATTGCCATCGGCCTGTTCGGCATTGCCGCGAGCTTCAGCGCGCAGGTGCTGGCCCGGCGCAAGGAGTTCGGGCTGCTCGCGCACCTGGGCTTCACGCGGCGGCAGGTGCTGGCGGTGGTGGCGGGCGAAGGCGCGGCGTGGACCGCGATCGGCGCCGTGGCGGGACTCCTGCTCGGGCTCGCGGTGTCTGTGGTGCTGGTGAAGGTGGTCAATCCGCAGAGCTTTCACTGGACGATGGACTTGCTGGTGCCCTGGGGGCGGCTGCTGGTGCTTTGCGCTGCCGTGGTTGCGGCGGGGACGGTGACTGCATGGCTGGCGGGGCGGGCTGCTGCGGGGAGGGATGTTGTTCTTGCTGTGAAGGAAGATTGGTAG
- a CDS encoding phytanoyl-CoA dioxygenase family protein produces the protein MKLTPEQRAQFERDGYLFFPGHFSPEETKALTDAVPDLYSRREAFNVREKGSDAVRTNFAAHLISEPFARLARHPRMVEPVMDLFGEEVYMHQFKINGKMAFEGDVWQWHQDYGTWLNDDLMPTERAMNVAIFLDDVNEHNGPLMFIPGSHRKGVVDARHDLTTTSYPLWTVDNDLIRQLVDRAGGRHGGIVSPKGPAGSMILFHSCLVHASGSNLSPFNRVAVYLSLCAVSNHIRRHKRPEYIAHRNFTPIELLPDDCLLKPYPVEVPWKNGLPESALKTSLEVLDTAEA, from the coding sequence ATGAAGTTGACCCCCGAGCAGCGCGCGCAATTCGAGCGCGACGGCTACCTGTTCTTCCCCGGCCATTTCTCGCCCGAAGAAACCAAGGCGCTGACCGATGCGGTGCCCGACCTGTACAGCAGGCGCGAGGCCTTCAACGTGCGCGAGAAAGGCTCGGATGCGGTGCGCACCAACTTTGCCGCGCACCTGATCAGCGAACCCTTCGCGCGGCTCGCGCGCCATCCGCGCATGGTGGAACCGGTGATGGATCTCTTCGGCGAAGAGGTCTACATGCACCAGTTCAAGATCAACGGCAAGATGGCCTTCGAAGGCGACGTGTGGCAGTGGCACCAGGACTACGGCACCTGGCTCAACGACGACCTGATGCCCACCGAGCGCGCGATGAACGTCGCGATCTTCCTGGATGACGTGAACGAGCACAACGGCCCGCTGATGTTCATTCCGGGCAGCCACCGCAAGGGCGTGGTGGATGCAAGGCACGACCTCACGACCACCAGCTATCCGCTCTGGACGGTGGACAACGACCTGATCCGGCAGCTGGTCGACCGCGCCGGCGGCCGGCACGGCGGCATCGTCTCGCCCAAGGGCCCCGCCGGCTCGATGATCCTGTTCCACAGCTGCCTCGTGCATGCCTCGGGCAGCAACCTCTCGCCGTTCAACCGCGTGGCGGTGTACCTGAGCCTGTGCGCGGTCAGCAACCACATCCGCCGCCACAAGCGGCCCGAGTACATCGCGCACAGAAACTTCACGCCCATCGAGCTGCTGCCCGACGACTGCCTGCTGAAGCCCTACCCGGTCGAGGTGCCGTGGAAGAACGGACTGCCCGAAAGCGCGCTCAAGACCTCGCTCGAAGTCCTCGACACCGCGGAGGCCTGA
- a CDS encoding threo-3-hydroxy-L-aspartate ammonia-lyase: MQLPTYDDVIAAAARLEGHAHRTPVLQSTTANERWGAQFFFKCENFQRMGAFKFRGAFNALSKFDAAQRKGGVIAFSSGNHAQAVALSARLLSMPAVIVMPKDAPAAKVAATKGYGAEVVMYDRFTEDREALTKRLAQERGMTMIPPYDHPDVLAGQGTAVKELIEAAGPLDQLFVCLGGGGLLSGSALSARALAPDCKVYGVEPEAGNDGQQSLRAGKIVHIDTPKTIADGAQTQHLGAYTFGIIRRDVDDIFTVTDEQLVEAMRFFAERMKIVVEPTGCLAFAGAIAAGKAIAGQRVGIVVSGGNVDLSRYAALLA, from the coding sequence ATGCAACTCCCTACCTACGACGACGTCATCGCCGCGGCCGCGCGGCTCGAAGGCCATGCCCACCGCACGCCGGTGCTGCAATCGACCACCGCCAACGAACGCTGGGGCGCGCAGTTCTTCTTCAAGTGCGAGAACTTCCAGCGCATGGGCGCATTCAAGTTCCGCGGTGCATTCAATGCGCTGTCGAAGTTCGACGCCGCGCAGCGCAAGGGCGGCGTGATCGCGTTCTCCTCGGGCAACCATGCGCAGGCCGTTGCGCTGTCGGCCCGGCTCCTGTCGATGCCGGCCGTGATCGTCATGCCCAAGGACGCGCCGGCTGCCAAGGTCGCGGCCACCAAGGGCTATGGCGCCGAAGTGGTGATGTACGACCGCTTCACCGAAGACCGCGAGGCGCTCACGAAGCGGCTCGCACAGGAGCGCGGCATGACGATGATCCCGCCCTACGACCATCCCGACGTGCTCGCGGGGCAGGGCACGGCGGTGAAGGAACTGATCGAGGCAGCCGGCCCGCTCGACCAGCTGTTCGTGTGCCTGGGCGGCGGCGGGCTGCTGTCGGGTTCGGCGCTGTCGGCGCGTGCGCTGGCGCCGGATTGCAAGGTCTACGGCGTGGAGCCCGAGGCCGGCAACGACGGCCAGCAATCGCTGCGCGCCGGCAAGATCGTGCACATCGACACGCCCAAGACCATTGCCGACGGCGCGCAGACGCAGCACCTGGGCGCCTACACCTTCGGCATCATCCGGCGCGACGTGGACGACATCTTCACCGTGACCGACGAGCAGCTCGTCGAGGCGATGCGCTTCTTTGCCGAGCGCATGAAGATCGTGGTGGAGCCGACCGGCTGCCTCGCCTTCGCGGGCGCCATTGCGGCGGGCAAGGCCATCGCGGGCCAGCGCGTGGGCATCGTGGTCAGCGGCGGCAACGTCGACCTCTCGCGCTACGCGGCACTGCTCGCCTAG
- a CDS encoding NAD(P)H-dependent oxidoreductase, whose protein sequence is MSLHTRLQQRAAEGRPIRIGLIGAGKFGSMYLAQIPRTPGVQLVAIADLSPAAARANLERVGWNPERAAAGSVQEALTTGSTWITDDWQAVTREPAIDIVVECTGNPVAAVEHCLDAFAHGKHVVNVTVEADAFCGPLLARRAQQAGVVYSLAFGDQPALICDLVDWARTCGFPVAAAGRGHKWLPHFTESTPETVWGNYGLTPEQALRGGLNPKMFNSFLDGSKPSIESSAVANATGLTVPSDGLLYPPASVEDIPFVTRPQSEGGVLERKGMVEVISSLEANGRKIPYDIRMGVWVTVEAETDYIRNCFEEYNAHTDPSGRYFTLYKRWHLIGLEVGMSVASVALRGEPTGVATCWNADVVATAKRDLAPGEMLDGEGGYTVWGKLLPAERSLRLGGLPLGLAHNVKLLRPVKKGQSLCWADVAIDTSTSAYRLRSEMEAMFAPAGQAKAA, encoded by the coding sequence ATGAGCCTCCACACCCGCCTGCAGCAGCGCGCCGCCGAAGGCCGCCCCATCCGCATCGGCCTGATCGGCGCCGGCAAGTTCGGCTCGATGTACCTCGCGCAGATTCCGCGCACGCCCGGCGTGCAGCTGGTGGCGATTGCCGACCTCTCGCCCGCAGCGGCGCGCGCCAACCTCGAGCGCGTCGGCTGGAACCCGGAGCGCGCCGCGGCGGGGTCGGTGCAGGAGGCCCTGACGACGGGCAGCACCTGGATCACCGACGACTGGCAGGCCGTGACGCGCGAGCCCGCCATCGACATCGTGGTCGAGTGCACCGGCAACCCGGTGGCGGCCGTCGAGCATTGCCTGGACGCGTTTGCGCACGGCAAGCACGTGGTCAACGTCACGGTCGAGGCCGATGCCTTCTGCGGTCCGCTGCTCGCACGCCGCGCGCAGCAGGCCGGCGTGGTCTATTCGCTGGCCTTCGGCGACCAGCCCGCGCTGATCTGCGACCTGGTCGACTGGGCGCGCACCTGCGGCTTTCCGGTGGCCGCAGCCGGACGCGGCCACAAGTGGCTGCCGCACTTCACCGAATCGACGCCCGAGACCGTCTGGGGCAACTACGGCCTCACGCCCGAACAGGCGCTGCGCGGCGGCCTCAATCCGAAGATGTTCAACAGCTTTCTCGACGGCTCCAAGCCGTCCATCGAAAGCTCGGCGGTGGCCAACGCCACCGGACTCACCGTGCCTTCGGACGGCCTGCTCTACCCGCCCGCGAGCGTGGAGGACATTCCCTTCGTCACGCGCCCGCAGAGCGAGGGCGGCGTGCTCGAGCGCAAGGGCATGGTCGAGGTCATTTCATCGCTCGAGGCCAACGGGCGAAAGATCCCCTACGACATCCGCATGGGCGTGTGGGTCACGGTCGAGGCCGAGACCGACTACATCAGGAACTGCTTCGAGGAATACAACGCCCACACCGACCCGAGCGGGCGCTACTTCACGCTCTACAAGCGCTGGCACCTGATCGGCCTGGAGGTCGGCATGTCGGTGGCCAGCGTCGCCTTGCGCGGCGAGCCGACCGGCGTGGCCACCTGCTGGAACGCCGACGTGGTGGCCACGGCCAAGCGCGACCTCGCGCCCGGCGAAATGCTCGACGGCGAAGGCGGCTACACGGTCTGGGGCAAGCTGCTGCCGGCCGAGCGCTCGCTGCGCCTGGGCGGCCTGCCGCTCGGGCTGGCACACAACGTCAAGCTGCTGCGCCCGGTGAAGAAAGGCCAGAGCCTCTGCTGGGCCGACGTGGCCATCGACACCTCGACCTCCGCCTACAGGCTGCGAAGCGAAATGGAGGCCATGTTCGCGCCCGCCGGCCAGGCCAAGGCAGCCTAA
- a CDS encoding serine hydrolase domain-containing protein: protein MRLSCPTLARRWTAAWLAALLPVAAALAQPLPITLASDPAAIAKMALGAERGTLVVGVLRGDKTAYGVAHNPEPSAAPRAIEPNSAEQPMFEIGSVTKVFTGLLLAQSVERGEVKLDDTVGQLLAGKLASPLPPAVASVTLRQLVTHTGCMPVMADGVTGGPALAAQFRAFDKAAFWAALSRIRLAAPAPPCEAAYSNFGMALLGQILAERLGTTWGELVRARITEPLGMNDTVIQLGDKASRMAPAFAGDRRQRLLDMAAYAPASALRSTAADMLTLSRAILAGASGPLGPAAVRMLTPLARYEGAEIGYAVMVRGPEGGRRTYYHAGVTEGYRTLWLLAPDTGEALVVLGSNARAPLQSVMLAIGKSRYPVPGVEVPIDPQRLADYEGEFRINKAKTLGFAVRSGRLLVRETGRGYNALTPIGSDRFAVTAIGAELRFRRGEGHAVVGVTLAQGGSRLDARRVSEAVAVPQD from the coding sequence ATGCGGCTTTCTTGCCCCACCCTGGCCCGCCGATGGACGGCGGCCTGGCTTGCTGCCCTGCTGCCGGTGGCCGCTGCCTTGGCACAGCCGCTGCCCATCACGCTGGCCAGCGATCCTGCCGCCATCGCGAAGATGGCGCTCGGCGCCGAAAGGGGGACGCTCGTGGTCGGCGTGCTGCGCGGCGACAAGACCGCCTATGGCGTGGCCCACAACCCCGAGCCGTCAGCCGCGCCGCGCGCCATCGAGCCGAACAGCGCCGAGCAGCCGATGTTCGAGATCGGCTCCGTGACGAAGGTGTTCACGGGCCTGCTGCTGGCGCAGTCGGTGGAGCGCGGCGAAGTGAAGCTCGACGACACCGTGGGCCAGCTGCTGGCCGGCAAGCTGGCGTCGCCGCTCCCGCCCGCGGTGGCCTCCGTGACGCTGCGCCAACTGGTGACTCACACCGGCTGCATGCCCGTGATGGCCGATGGCGTGACCGGCGGGCCCGCGCTGGCCGCGCAATTCCGTGCCTTCGACAAGGCGGCGTTCTGGGCCGCGCTGTCGCGCATCCGACTCGCGGCGCCGGCGCCGCCGTGCGAAGCGGCATACAGCAATTTCGGGATGGCGCTGCTGGGACAGATCCTGGCCGAGCGACTTGGCACGACCTGGGGCGAACTGGTGCGCGCGCGCATCACCGAGCCGCTGGGCATGAACGACACGGTGATCCAGCTCGGCGACAAGGCCTCGCGCATGGCCCCGGCCTTTGCCGGCGACCGGCGCCAGCGGCTGCTCGACATGGCGGCCTACGCGCCGGCCAGCGCGCTGCGCTCCACGGCTGCCGACATGCTCACGCTGAGCCGCGCGATCCTGGCCGGCGCCAGCGGTCCGCTGGGCCCGGCGGCCGTGCGCATGCTCACGCCGCTCGCACGCTACGAAGGCGCCGAGATCGGCTATGCGGTGATGGTGCGCGGCCCCGAAGGCGGCCGGCGCACCTACTACCACGCCGGCGTGACCGAGGGCTACCGCACGCTGTGGCTGCTTGCGCCCGACACCGGGGAAGCGCTGGTCGTGCTCGGCAGCAACGCGCGCGCGCCGCTGCAGTCCGTGATGCTGGCCATCGGCAAGAGCCGCTACCCGGTGCCGGGCGTGGAGGTGCCGATCGATCCGCAGCGCCTTGCGGATTACGAAGGCGAGTTCCGCATCAACAAGGCCAAGACGCTGGGCTTTGCCGTGCGCAGCGGCCGCCTGCTGGTGCGCGAGACGGGCCGGGGCTACAACGCGCTCACGCCGATCGGCAGCGACCGCTTCGCGGTCACGGCGATCGGCGCCGAGCTCAGGTTCCGGCGCGGCGAGGGCCATGCGGTGGTCGGCGTGACGCTGGCGCAGGGCGGCAGCCGGCTGGATGCGCGAAGGGTGAGCGAGGCCGTGGCGGTTCCGCAGGATTGA
- a CDS encoding GntR family transcriptional regulator, producing MPAQLVSIEAAPDLVDQVYRALLGAISSGALAPGERITQEDIAQRLSVSRQPVLQALRLLKKDGFVHDAPGRGVLVAPLDADWMRKVYQVRGALDVLAARLAAAQRFRIDPRLMERGRRAARGRNVEAMIDADMAFHQAIYEASGNPLIGQSADQHWRHLRRAMGAVLQAEPQRETLWDEHEAIAAAIAAGHAQRAAQLSEEHVARASEALGRRLAQQLARAASTIPTRKGDKA from the coding sequence ATGCCAGCCCAGCTCGTCAGCATCGAAGCCGCGCCCGACCTCGTCGACCAGGTCTATCGCGCCCTGCTCGGCGCCATCAGCAGTGGCGCGCTGGCGCCCGGTGAGCGGATCACGCAGGAAGACATCGCGCAGCGCCTGTCGGTGTCGCGCCAGCCCGTGCTGCAGGCGCTGCGCCTGCTCAAGAAGGACGGCTTCGTGCATGACGCGCCCGGCCGCGGCGTGCTGGTGGCGCCGCTCGACGCCGACTGGATGCGCAAGGTCTACCAGGTGCGCGGCGCGCTCGACGTGCTGGCCGCGCGGCTCGCGGCCGCACAGCGCTTTCGCATCGATCCCAGGCTGATGGAACGCGGCCGCCGCGCGGCGCGCGGGCGCAACGTCGAAGCCATGATCGATGCCGACATGGCCTTCCATCAGGCCATCTACGAAGCCTCGGGCAATCCGCTGATCGGCCAGAGCGCGGACCAGCACTGGCGCCACCTGCGCCGCGCGATGGGCGCGGTGCTGCAGGCCGAGCCGCAGCGCGAGACGCTGTGGGACGAGCACGAAGCCATCGCCGCCGCCATTGCGGCCGGCCATGCGCAGCGCGCCGCGCAGCTGAGCGAGGAACACGTCGCCCGGGCCAGCGAGGCACTGGGCCGGCGGCTCGCGCAGCAGCTCGCACGCGCCGCGTCCACCATCCCCACCCGCAAAGGAGACAAGGCATGA
- a CDS encoding RNA polymerase sigma factor: MNDPAAHQAAERAARESYGRLLAILSARTHDIAASEDALAEAFARALERWPADGIPAQPEAWLLSVARHRKLDAWRHSRVQDEATQSLLLLAGEMDDAPEGAAVPDERLRLMFVCAHPAIDAAARAPLMLQAVLGLDAARMAGAFLTAPSTLGQRLVRAKARIRAAGIPFEYPQARELPQRLQDVLDGIYAAYGTGWDDVDGADALPRGLTAEAIDLGRILCSLMPDEPEPLGLLALMLFCESRTAARRSETGAYVPLDQQDPLRWNPDLLAEAERCLRRASEMKSLGPYQLEAAIQSAHCERRVGAPVPPEVLVSLYEGLLALRPSIGAQVSLACALANARGPDVGLRALEAIPAAEVQSYQPFWAARAHLLAAGGARAAARQAYDRAIGLSSNAAVRAYLNAMSERL; encoded by the coding sequence GTGAACGACCCGGCGGCTCACCAGGCCGCCGAACGTGCGGCGCGCGAGTCGTACGGCCGCCTGCTGGCCATCCTGTCCGCGCGCACGCACGACATCGCGGCATCGGAAGACGCGCTCGCCGAAGCCTTCGCGCGCGCGCTGGAGCGCTGGCCGGCCGACGGCATTCCCGCGCAGCCCGAGGCCTGGCTGCTCAGCGTGGCGCGGCACCGCAAGCTCGACGCCTGGCGCCACAGCCGCGTGCAGGACGAGGCGACCCAGTCCCTGCTGCTTTTGGCCGGCGAGATGGACGATGCGCCCGAGGGCGCGGCGGTTCCTGACGAGCGGCTGCGCCTGATGTTCGTCTGCGCGCACCCCGCCATCGACGCGGCGGCCCGCGCACCGCTGATGCTGCAGGCCGTGCTCGGGCTCGACGCGGCCCGCATGGCCGGCGCCTTTCTCACCGCGCCTTCCACGCTGGGCCAGCGGCTGGTACGGGCCAAGGCGCGCATCCGGGCCGCGGGCATTCCCTTCGAGTACCCGCAGGCGCGCGAGCTTCCGCAGCGGCTGCAGGACGTGCTGGACGGCATCTACGCCGCCTACGGCACCGGCTGGGACGATGTCGACGGCGCCGACGCCCTGCCGCGCGGCCTCACCGCCGAAGCCATCGACCTCGGCCGCATCCTGTGCAGCCTGATGCCCGACGAGCCCGAGCCGCTGGGCCTGCTCGCGCTGATGCTGTTCTGCGAGAGCCGCACCGCGGCCCGGCGCAGCGAAACCGGCGCCTACGTGCCGCTCGACCAGCAGGACCCGCTGCGCTGGAACCCCGACCTGCTCGCGGAAGCCGAACGCTGCCTGCGCCGGGCCTCGGAGATGAAATCGCTCGGCCCCTACCAGTTGGAGGCAGCGATCCAGTCGGCCCATTGCGAGCGCCGCGTCGGCGCACCGGTGCCGCCCGAAGTGCTGGTGTCGCTCTACGAAGGGCTGCTGGCGCTGCGGCCCAGCATCGGTGCCCAGGTCAGCCTGGCCTGCGCGCTGGCCAATGCGCGCGGCCCCGACGTCGGCCTGCGCGCGCTGGAGGCCATTCCGGCGGCCGAGGTGCAAAGCTACCAGCCGTTCTGGGCCGCCCGCGCCCACCTGCTCGCGGCCGGCGGTGCGCGCGCGGCGGCGCGCCAGGCCTATGACCGCGCGATCGGCCTCAGCAGCAACGCCGCCGTGCGCGCCTATCTGAACGCAATGTCGGAACGGCTCTGA